Genomic window (Chitinophaga parva):
CAACATTTTTGGCTATTGCAGGTAATTTTAAAGTGGAAATAGAAAATTTCAGTTGCCGTACGGTGGCAAAACTGGAAATGGTGGATGGGAAATATCTATTTACAACAGCTGAAATGTTCCCGGTCATAAAGATTGCCGATGCGCACCATGATACCGAAAAGACACAGCGCATTGCGGAAAAAGCGAAGGCGGGGTGCCTGGTGACCAATTCGATGAAAACAGCCATCACGTTGACGCCGAGCATCAGTTAGTTAGTGAAAGGTTGTGTAAGTATTTATACGTGGACAGGTATATCAAAAACTCATAAATAGAACGGGCAAAGGCGGTACCGCCTGTGCCCGCCGCTGCCGGGAAAAGAATAATGCCGGCAAATGAAAATGGCAAGTGAATTGAGGCTTTTCAGGTACACTAAAACCCATCATCATGGCAACCACCATCGTACAGCTGGCCATTACCAGCCCTGCATTTGAACACAACGGCAACATCCCGGCAAAATACAGTTGTGAGGGGGCCGGCATTAATCCCGCCCTGCATATTGCCCGCCTGCCGGAAGCCGCCGCCAGCCTGGCCCTCATTGTGGAGGACCCGGATGCACCGAACGGTACCTTTGACCACTGGATATGCTGGAACATAGCCCCCGCGGGTGAACTCCCGGAAAACGGGATCCCAGGCGTGTCCGGCAAAAATTCAACCGGCAAGACCGGCTATCATCCACCCTGCCCACCCCAGGGTGCACACCGCTATATCTTCCATGTATTTGCACTGGATTCCATGCTGGAACTGGCAGCCGGCGCTACCCGCCACGACCTGGAACATGCAATGCAGGCCCACATAATTGCAGAAGGTTCTATTACAGGCATCTATGAAAAACAAGGCAACAAATAAACCTGCCGTTACGGAATATGCAGACACCAAAGCGCAGGTGCTGCAAAGGCAGGCGCTGGTGGAAAACATTGCCGCCAATGGCATTACCGACGTGAATGTGCTTACGGCCATCGGCAAATTGCCGCGCCAGTTCTTCATGCCCGCCGGCACGGAGGCCGATGCTTACACGGACAAGGCTTTCCCTATTGGCGAAGGACAAACCATTTCCCAGCCTTACACGGTGGCCTATCAAACCCAGTTGCTGCGGGTACACCCGGGCCATAAAATACTGGAAGTGGGCACCGGCAGTGCCTATCAGGCCGCGGTGCTGGCCATGATGGGCGCTATCGTTTACACCATTGAACGGCAAAAGAAATTATACGACCGGGCCATGCATTTCAGCTACCTGCAAACGCTGCCCGGCCTTCATTTCTGCCATGGCGATGGCTTTGAGGGGTGGCCGGACGAAGCACCGTTTGACAGGATACTGGTCACCGCGGCGCCCGATACCATTCCACCGGCACTTACAACCCAACTACGCCCGGGGGGCATACTGGTGGCCCCGGTAGGCGCAAAAGGCCTGCAGCGCATGATCCGGATCACCAAGGGAGAGGACGGGCAACTTACCGAAGAGCTCTTTGAGCACTTCTCCTTTGTGCCCATGCTGCGGGGAAAAGTGGAATAGAGGATCTCCCGGGTCCTGCGCTCCGCCGTGATGCCTGTTGTTATAATGATCCTGTTTAATTTAAAATCCCATTCATCTCCGTTAAGATCACCGGGGCGCCATCCGTCACTACGATGGTGTGCTCATGCTGGGCCATGAAGCCGCCATTGTTACCGACCATCGTCCATCCGTCGCCGAGCTCTGTTGCGTAGCTGGAGGAGGTTGAGATAAACGTTTCAATAGCCACTACGGAATGTTTCCTGAAACGACGCAGATCGCCCCGCTCCTTGTAGTTCAGCAGGTTGTCCGGCTGCTCATGCAGGCCCCGGCCAATACCATGCCCACCAAGGTTCTTGATCACCTTGAACCCTCTTTTCTTCGCTTCGGATTCCATGAGCCCACCTATCTCCGCGATCTTTACCCCACCGCGGATGTTTTGCAGGGCCTTCCGCAATATTTCCTTGGATGCATTAACCAATTGCTGGTGCAGGTGGAAGTCATTACCCAGCACAAAGGAGCTGCCATTGTCTGCCCAGAAGCCATCCAGCTCTGCGGAAACATCGATGTTGATCAGGTCCCCTTCTTTTAAGATCCGGTTACGGGAAGGAATGCCGTGGCAAAATTCATTACCTACGCTGATGCACGTCCAGCCCGGAAAGCCATAGGTTAAGAAAGGTGCAGATTTAGCGCCGAAGCCGGCGAGGACCTGCGCGCCATATTCATCCAGTTCTTTGGTGCTCATGCCGGGCCGGGCGTAGTCTACCATTTGTTTAAGGGTAACTGCAACCGCTTCGCCGGCGCGTTGCATGCCTATCAGTTCGGATTCTTTGGTTATTGACATGTTGGATTAAGTCGTTATTGGTAAATCAGGCGGCGTTTTGCCGCAGCAAAGATAGGAAATTAGCCGTAAGTAAATCTGACGGCAGGGGGATCTGGACCGTGTCACTGGGAGCATTACGATCCTGTCTTTAAGGGTTATGTGCTATAAATCAATAAGGATCAAACAATATTTCCTACTATTTTAATTATTGATACTACAAATTCCAATCATCAACTTTTACAAGAGATGGGTTAAGCAGTACATTTGTGTCAGAAAAATAATAGATATGCAATGAAGGCCAGCCATCAGCACCAGCAGCCTTCGTGACGGCCAGGGCTTTTTCAATCGTTCCCGAATTTTAGCACCCGTTTTACTTTATACTCATTTTATGACAATGATCATCAATCCATCCCGGTTCCTCACGAAAGGATTATTTGCTTTATTAATTACGTTTGCAACTACCGTGGGTTTCGCCCAGCAATCCACAGATACAGGTACAAAGCAAGCCATTGCAGCAGGGACTTCAAAAACATGGGGTACAATTGATGGTGTAAAGTTTACAGGATTGGTCCAGGGACCATCCACGGCCACTGCCGATTTGCAGGTTATCTGTGTATTTGAATATACCGAAGGTGATATCTTTAAATCGCCACCGGCTTTACCGGCAGCATCGAACGGATTGATACACCTGGACGAAGCCCTGAAAGGCAGGTTAACTGAACTCAGAAAAAGCCAGCAATTTGACGGCCACTTTTTGGAAACTTTTTACCTGGACCTTCCGAAAGGCACCATTCCTGGCAAAAAACTGCTCCTGATCGGTTTGGGAAACCGGGCCGATTTTAACGAAAATATTATGATAGCCGTTGGCAGGATCGCCACCCGGGAAGCATTAAAATTAGGCGTACGGGACTTCGCGTTTGCGAGCGACCTGAAAGATGCCGGAGTGGATTCCAAAACCGCCT
Coding sequences:
- a CDS encoding OsmC family protein, with protein sequence MSQTHFYEVNVQWKAGRIGELSSPVLSETITCATPPEFPNGVPNVWSPEHLFVAAINSCYMATFLAIAGNFKVEIENFSCRTVAKLEMVDGKYLFTTAEMFPVIKIADAHHDTEKTQRIAEKAKAGCLVTNSMKTAITLTPSIS
- a CDS encoding YbhB/YbcL family Raf kinase inhibitor-like protein — translated: MATTIVQLAITSPAFEHNGNIPAKYSCEGAGINPALHIARLPEAAASLALIVEDPDAPNGTFDHWICWNIAPAGELPENGIPGVSGKNSTGKTGYHPPCPPQGAHRYIFHVFALDSMLELAAGATRHDLEHAMQAHIIAEGSITGIYEKQGNK
- a CDS encoding protein-L-isoaspartate(D-aspartate) O-methyltransferase is translated as MKNKATNKPAVTEYADTKAQVLQRQALVENIAANGITDVNVLTAIGKLPRQFFMPAGTEADAYTDKAFPIGEGQTISQPYTVAYQTQLLRVHPGHKILEVGTGSAYQAAVLAMMGAIVYTIERQKKLYDRAMHFSYLQTLPGLHFCHGDGFEGWPDEAPFDRILVTAAPDTIPPALTTQLRPGGILVAPVGAKGLQRMIRITKGEDGQLTEELFEHFSFVPMLRGKVE
- the map gene encoding type I methionyl aminopeptidase, whose amino-acid sequence is MSITKESELIGMQRAGEAVAVTLKQMVDYARPGMSTKELDEYGAQVLAGFGAKSAPFLTYGFPGWTCISVGNEFCHGIPSRNRILKEGDLINIDVSAELDGFWADNGSSFVLGNDFHLHQQLVNASKEILRKALQNIRGGVKIAEIGGLMESEAKKRGFKVIKNLGGHGIGRGLHEQPDNLLNYKERGDLRRFRKHSVVAIETFISTSSSYATELGDGWTMVGNNGGFMAQHEHTIVVTDGAPVILTEMNGILN
- a CDS encoding M17 family peptidase N-terminal domain-containing protein, coding for MTMIINPSRFLTKGLFALLITFATTVGFAQQSTDTGTKQAIAAGTSKTWGTIDGVKFTGLVQGPSTATADLQVICVFEYTEGDIFKSPPALPAASNGLIHLDEALKGRLTELRKSQQFDGHFLETFYLDLPKGTIPGKKLLLIGLGNRADFNENIMIAVGRIATREALKLGVRDFAFASDLKDAGVDSKTALVAANVVKGMINEYRTQQLLQSQGMTKFKPLKEIYLLAGAAFFDAAGGGIKDALATFAPLP